A stretch of Pseudomonas sp. LS.1a DNA encodes these proteins:
- a CDS encoding ABC transporter permease, with protein sequence MLSPYMSPVERVWFYSLRILCGLILLFLILPVLVIVPLSFNSGSFLVYPLQGFSLQWYQDFFGSAEWMRALKNSIIVAPAATVLAMVFGTLAAIGLTRGDFPGKSLVMALVISPMVVPVVIIGVASYLFFAPLGMGNSFTSLILVHAVLGVPFVIITVSATLQGFNYNLVRAAASLGASPLLTFRRVTLPLIAPGVISGALFAFATSFDEVVVTLFLAGPEQATLPRQMFSGIRENLSPTIAAAATLLIAFSVVLLLTLEWLRGRSEKLRTQQPG encoded by the coding sequence ATGCTGAGCCCTTACATGTCGCCCGTGGAGCGGGTGTGGTTCTACAGCCTGCGCATTCTTTGCGGCCTGATCCTGCTGTTCCTCATTCTGCCGGTTCTGGTGATCGTGCCGCTGTCGTTCAACAGTGGCAGTTTCCTGGTCTACCCGCTGCAGGGCTTCTCGCTGCAGTGGTACCAGGACTTCTTCGGCTCGGCCGAATGGATGCGGGCCTTGAAGAACAGCATCATCGTCGCCCCGGCGGCCACGGTGCTGGCCATGGTGTTCGGCACCCTGGCAGCCATCGGCCTGACCCGTGGCGACTTCCCGGGCAAGTCGCTGGTGATGGCGCTGGTGATTTCGCCGATGGTGGTGCCGGTGGTGATCATCGGTGTGGCCAGCTACCTGTTCTTCGCCCCGCTGGGCATGGGCAACAGCTTCACCTCGCTGATCCTGGTGCATGCTGTACTGGGCGTGCCGTTCGTCATCATTACCGTGTCGGCGACCTTGCAGGGCTTCAACTATAACCTGGTGCGCGCTGCGGCCAGCCTGGGCGCCTCGCCACTGCTCACGTTCCGCCGGGTGACCCTGCCGTTGATCGCGCCCGGGGTGATTTCGGGGGCGTTGTTCGCCTTTGCCACGTCGTTTGACGAAGTAGTGGTGACCCTGTTCCTGGCCGGGCCGGAGCAGGCGACCCTGCCGCGGCAGATGTTCAGTGGTATTCGCGAAAACCTGAGCCCGACCATTGCCGCGGCGGCGACCTTGCTGATTGCCTTCTCGGTGGTGTTGCTGCTGACCCTGGAGTGGTTGCGCGGGCGTAGCGAGAAGTTGAGAACCCAGCAGCCCGGTTGA
- a CDS encoding ABC transporter permease, translating to MAIAVPLKEGAGPSLKQRLKHAERVNRWKAQALIAPLALFLLLVFLVPIAALLYKSVGNPEVVGGLPRTVGVITQWDGKSLPGEDVYKALSQDLAESRKNQTLGDLSKRLNMELAGYRSLLAKTARALPFKSEPASYKDALQALDERWGDPAYWQAIRRNTSTVTPFYLLASLDHRIDDLGELAKATPDQAIYLDIFARTLWMGVVITAICLVLAYPLAYLLANLPTRQSNLLMILVLLPFWTSILVRVAAWIVLLQSGGLINSALMAMGIIDQPLELVFNRTGVYISMVHILLPFMILPLYSVMKGISPSYMRAAISLGCHPFASFWRVYFPQTYAGVGAGCLLVFILAIGYYITPALLGSPNDQMVSYFVAFYTNTSINWGMATALGGLLLLATVLLYLIYSWLVGASRLRLS from the coding sequence ATGGCCATTGCAGTGCCCCTCAAAGAAGGCGCAGGTCCAAGTCTCAAGCAGCGCCTCAAGCACGCCGAGCGGGTCAACCGCTGGAAGGCGCAGGCGTTGATCGCGCCGCTGGCGCTGTTTCTCCTGCTGGTGTTCCTGGTGCCGATCGCGGCGCTGCTGTACAAGAGCGTCGGCAACCCGGAAGTGGTTGGCGGCCTGCCGCGCACCGTGGGCGTCATCACCCAGTGGGATGGCAAGAGCCTGCCGGGCGAGGACGTGTACAAGGCGTTGAGCCAGGACCTGGCCGAATCGCGCAAGAACCAGACCCTGGGCGACCTGTCCAAGCGCCTGAACATGGAGCTGGCCGGCTACCGCAGCCTGTTGGCCAAGACCGCGCGGGCGCTGCCGTTCAAGAGCGAACCCGCTTCCTATAAAGATGCCTTGCAGGCCCTCGACGAGCGTTGGGGCGACCCGGCCTACTGGCAGGCGATCCGCCGCAACACCAGCACGGTCACCCCGTTCTACCTGCTGGCTTCGCTCGACCACCGTATCGATGACCTTGGCGAACTGGCCAAGGCCACCCCGGACCAGGCCATCTACCTGGACATCTTCGCCCGCACCCTGTGGATGGGTGTGGTGATTACCGCCATCTGCCTGGTGCTGGCCTACCCGCTGGCCTACCTGCTGGCCAACCTGCCGACCCGGCAGAGCAACCTGCTGATGATCCTGGTGCTGCTGCCATTCTGGACCTCGATTCTGGTGCGGGTGGCGGCGTGGATCGTGCTGCTGCAGTCGGGTGGCCTGATCAACAGCGCGCTGATGGCCATGGGCATCATCGACCAGCCGCTGGAGCTGGTGTTCAACCGTACCGGCGTGTACATCTCGATGGTGCACATCCTGCTGCCGTTCATGATCCTGCCGCTGTACAGCGTGATGAAGGGCATTTCACCCAGCTACATGCGTGCGGCGATCTCGCTGGGCTGCCACCCGTTCGCCAGCTTCTGGCGAGTCTACTTCCCGCAGACCTACGCCGGCGTTGGCGCCGGTTGCCTGCTGGTGTTCATCCTGGCCATCGGCTACTACATCACCCCGGCACTGCTGGGCAGCCCGAACGACCAGATGGTCAGCTACTTCGTGGCCTTCTATACCAACACCAGCATCAACTGGGGCATGGCCACCGCGCTGGGCGGGCTGTTGCTGCTGGCGACCGTGCTGTTGTACCTGATCTATAGCTGGCTGGTCGGCGCCAGCCGCCTGCGCCTGAGCTGA
- the murU gene encoding N-acetylmuramate alpha-1-phosphate uridylyltransferase MurU — MKAMILAAGKGERMRPLTLHTPKPLVPVAGQPLIEYHLRALAAAGVTEVVINHAWLGQQIEDHLGDGSRFGLSIRYSPEGEPLETGGGIFKALPLLGDTPFLLVNGDVWTDYDFACLQAPLQGLAHLVLVDNPGHHGRGDFRLVGERVVDGDDAPGTLTFSGLSVLHPALFEGCQPGAFKLAPLLRQAMAAGQVSGEHYRGHWVDVGTLERLAEAERLIGERA; from the coding sequence ATGAAGGCAATGATCCTGGCAGCGGGTAAAGGCGAGCGCATGCGCCCGCTGACCCTGCACACCCCCAAACCGCTGGTCCCGGTCGCCGGCCAGCCACTGATCGAGTACCACCTGCGGGCCCTGGCTGCGGCGGGCGTCACCGAGGTGGTGATCAACCATGCCTGGCTCGGCCAGCAGATCGAGGACCACCTGGGCGACGGCAGCCGTTTCGGCCTGAGCATTCGCTATTCGCCCGAAGGCGAGCCGCTGGAAACCGGCGGCGGCATCTTCAAGGCCCTGCCATTGCTAGGGGATACGCCGTTCCTGCTGGTGAACGGCGATGTCTGGACCGACTACGACTTCGCGTGCCTGCAGGCCCCCCTGCAAGGCCTGGCTCACCTGGTGCTGGTCGATAACCCTGGCCATCACGGCCGCGGCGACTTCCGCCTGGTGGGCGAGCGGGTGGTCGATGGTGACGATGCGCCCGGCACGCTGACTTTCAGCGGCCTTTCGGTACTGCACCCGGCACTGTTCGAAGGCTGTCAGCCCGGTGCCTTCAAGCTGGCGCCGTTGCTGCGCCAGGCCATGGCGGCGGGCCAGGTCAGTGGTGAGCACTACCGCGGGCACTGGGTGGATGTCGGTACGCTAGAACGCCTGGCCGAGGCCGAGCGCCTGATCGGCGAGCGCGCCTGA
- a CDS encoding ABC transporter ATP-binding protein — protein sequence MSEAKSNAATSETLVSFRGVQKSYDGESLIVKDLNLDIRKGEFLTLLGPSGSGKTTSLMMLAGFETPTAGEIQLAGRSINNVPPHKRDIGMVFQNYALFPHMTVAENLAFPLTVRNLSKTDISERVKRVLNMVQLDAFAKRYPGQLSGGQQQRVALARALVFEPQLVLMDEPLGALDKQLREHMQMEIKHIHQRLGVTVVYVTHDQGEALTMSDRVAVFHQGEIQQIADPRTLYEEPCNTFVANFIGENNRINGTLLGSDGKRCQVQLPRGERVEALAVNVGQAGEPVTLSIRPERVRLNGHSESCVNRFSGRVAEFIYLGDHVRVRLEVCGKGDFFVKQPIAELDPALAVGDVVPLGWEVEHARALDPIAEAH from the coding sequence ATGAGCGAGGCGAAGTCGAACGCTGCAACCAGCGAAACGCTGGTCAGCTTCCGTGGTGTGCAGAAGAGCTACGACGGCGAGTCGCTGATCGTCAAAGACCTCAACCTGGATATTCGCAAGGGCGAGTTCCTTACCCTGCTTGGCCCGTCCGGGTCGGGCAAGACCACCAGCCTGATGATGCTGGCCGGCTTCGAAACCCCCACCGCCGGTGAGATCCAGCTGGCCGGGCGCTCGATCAACAACGTGCCGCCGCACAAGCGCGATATCGGCATGGTGTTCCAGAACTACGCGCTGTTCCCGCACATGACCGTGGCCGAGAACCTGGCCTTCCCGCTGACCGTGCGCAACCTGAGCAAGACCGACATCAGCGAGCGGGTCAAGCGGGTACTGAACATGGTCCAGCTCGACGCCTTCGCCAAGCGCTACCCCGGCCAGTTGTCCGGCGGCCAGCAGCAGCGTGTGGCCCTGGCCCGGGCACTGGTGTTCGAGCCGCAGCTGGTGCTGATGGACGAACCGCTGGGCGCCCTCGACAAGCAGCTGCGTGAACACATGCAGATGGAGATCAAGCACATCCACCAGCGCCTGGGCGTGACCGTGGTGTACGTGACCCACGACCAGGGCGAGGCGCTGACCATGTCCGACCGCGTGGCGGTGTTCCACCAGGGCGAGATCCAGCAGATCGCCGACCCGCGCACGCTGTACGAAGAGCCCTGCAACACCTTCGTCGCCAACTTCATCGGCGAGAACAACCGCATCAACGGCACCCTGCTGGGCAGCGATGGCAAGCGCTGCCAGGTGCAGTTGCCGCGTGGCGAGCGGGTCGAGGCGCTGGCGGTGAATGTCGGCCAGGCCGGCGAGCCGGTGACCCTGTCGATTCGTCCGGAGCGCGTGCGCCTGAACGGCCACAGCGAAAGCTGCGTGAACCGTTTCTCGGGCCGGGTGGCCGAATTCATTTACCTGGGCGACCACGTGCGGGTGCGCCTGGAGGTTTGCGGCAAGGGCGACTTCTTCGTGAAGCAGCCGATTGCCGAGCTCGACCCGGCCCTGGCCGTGGGCGATGTGGTACCGCTGGGCTGGGAGGTGGAGCACGCCCGCGCGCTCGATCCGATTGCCGAAGCCCATTGA
- a CDS encoding alpha/beta hydrolase family protein, translating into MSTLYRTTLAMCCLASILPLGALAADAETPSTTTEAPAAQAQRPPLLERSQEDAQALERLVPKAEQQTLQAGADSFLALWKPANDSDPQGAVIIVPGAGETADWPNAVGPLRQKFPDIGWHSLSISLPDLLADSPQARVEAKPAAEPEQDKGESAPAKDVPADANANVAQATAADADTAESTDAKQASEQTDPADAERVFARLDAAVAFAQQHNARSIVLIGHGSGAYWAARYLSEKQPPQVQKLVMVAAQTPARVEHDLTSLAPTLRVPTADIYYATRSGDRNAAAQRLQASKRQKDSQYRQLSLIGMPGNKAAEQEQLFRRVRGWMSL; encoded by the coding sequence ATGTCCACACTTTATCGCACGACGCTGGCAATGTGCTGCCTGGCCTCGATCCTTCCTCTCGGCGCCCTTGCCGCCGATGCCGAAACACCATCCACCACCACCGAGGCACCCGCGGCCCAAGCCCAGCGCCCGCCGCTGCTGGAACGCAGCCAGGAGGATGCCCAGGCGCTCGAACGGCTGGTGCCCAAGGCCGAGCAGCAGACCCTGCAGGCCGGTGCCGACAGCTTCCTGGCCCTGTGGAAACCGGCCAACGACAGCGACCCGCAAGGGGCGGTCATCATCGTCCCCGGTGCCGGCGAAACGGCCGACTGGCCAAATGCAGTCGGCCCATTGCGGCAGAAATTCCCCGATATCGGCTGGCACAGCCTGAGCATCAGCCTGCCCGACCTGCTCGCCGACAGCCCGCAGGCGCGGGTCGAAGCCAAGCCGGCTGCCGAGCCGGAGCAAGACAAGGGCGAAAGCGCGCCGGCCAAGGACGTGCCGGCCGATGCCAATGCCAACGTTGCCCAGGCCACGGCGGCCGATGCCGACACCGCAGAAAGCACTGACGCCAAACAGGCCAGCGAGCAAACCGACCCGGCCGATGCCGAGCGCGTTTTCGCCCGCCTGGATGCCGCGGTGGCCTTTGCCCAGCAACACAATGCCCGCAGCATCGTGCTGATCGGCCATGGCAGCGGCGCGTACTGGGCGGCCCGTTACCTGAGCGAGAAACAGCCGCCGCAGGTGCAGAAACTGGTAATGGTCGCCGCGCAGACACCGGCGCGGGTGGAGCATGACCTGACAAGCCTGGCCCCGACCTTGAGAGTGCCGACTGCCGACATCTACTACGCCACCCGCAGCGGTGACCGCAATGCGGCCGCGCAGCGCCTGCAGGCCAGCAAGCGGCAGAAGGACAGCCAGTACCGGCAGTTGTCGCTGATTGGCATGCCGGGGAACAAGGCGGCCGAGCAGGAACAACTGTTCCGCCGGGTGCGGGGGTGGATGAGCCTGTAG
- a CDS encoding aminoglycoside phosphotransferase family protein — protein sequence MPEHDVRLQQLTVWLDEQLNDLFRKNAWGDVPAGSLTAASSDASFRRYFRWQGAGHSFVIMDAPPPQENCRPFVAIDHLLASADVHVPLIHAQDLERGFLLLGDLGHQTYLDIIDADNADGLFADAIDALLAFQRLPMDAPLPSYDDALLRREVELFPEWYVGRELGVTFSEAQKATWQRISQMLIDSALAQPKVLVHRDYMPRNLMQSTPNPGVLDFQDAVYGPVTYDITCLFKDAFLSWPQARVEGWLRDYWQKAQAAGIPVQAEFEAFQRASDLMGVQRHLKVIGIFARICHRDGKPRYLGDVPRFFAYIEEVISRRPELAELGELIAELQAGARA from the coding sequence ATGCCTGAACACGATGTACGCCTGCAACAACTGACGGTCTGGCTCGATGAGCAGCTCAATGATCTTTTCCGGAAAAACGCCTGGGGCGATGTGCCCGCAGGCAGCCTGACCGCGGCCAGCAGCGACGCCAGCTTCCGCCGTTATTTCCGCTGGCAGGGCGCCGGCCACAGCTTCGTGATCATGGATGCGCCTCCGCCGCAGGAAAACTGCCGACCGTTCGTCGCCATCGACCACCTGCTGGCCAGCGCCGACGTGCATGTACCGCTGATCCACGCCCAGGACCTGGAGCGCGGCTTCCTGCTGCTGGGTGACCTGGGCCACCAGACATACCTCGACATCATTGATGCCGACAACGCCGACGGCCTGTTCGCCGATGCCATCGACGCGCTGCTGGCGTTCCAGCGCCTGCCGATGGACGCGCCGCTGCCCAGCTACGACGATGCGCTGCTGCGCCGTGAAGTCGAACTGTTCCCCGAGTGGTACGTGGGGCGTGAACTTGGCGTTACCTTCAGCGAAGCCCAGAAAGCCACCTGGCAGCGTATCAGCCAGATGCTGATCGACAGCGCCCTGGCCCAGCCCAAGGTGCTGGTGCACCGCGACTACATGCCGCGCAACCTGATGCAGAGCACGCCCAACCCCGGCGTGCTGGACTTCCAGGATGCGGTGTACGGCCCGGTCACCTACGACATCACCTGCCTGTTCAAGGACGCCTTCCTCAGCTGGCCGCAGGCGCGGGTCGAAGGCTGGCTGCGCGACTACTGGCAGAAGGCGCAGGCCGCCGGCATTCCGGTGCAGGCCGAGTTCGAAGCGTTCCAGCGTGCCAGCGACCTGATGGGGGTGCAGCGCCACCTGAAGGTGATCGGCATCTTCGCCCGTATCTGCCACCGTGACGGCAAACCCCGTTACCTGGGCGACGTGCCGCGCTTCTTCGCCTATATAGAAGAAGTGATCAGCCGCCGGCCCGAATTGGCGGAGCTGGGTGAGCTGATTGCCGAGTTGCAGGCCGGAGCGCGTGCATGA
- a CDS encoding PAS domain-containing sensor histidine kinase: MKRVRRLLVIGCLWLPLIALARPETVPTVSLEPAQQQWLDTHRSLRVGLVLQAPYAQFDRRLQQLYGANVELVSSLAQVLRLDLTWRNFTDQASLEHALQAGEIDFAPGLTQTPASLRLWLFSDPYMRVPQLVVGPRTGTMAVELETLGAEQRVAVRMPSQLADYLRGNYSNLNLQGVPSEREALQLVVGGQASFAVLDEAQLSRLSRESEFGELAVVGDIGLPQLLRIGSRRDWPLLADVLERGLQALPAKELEQLHQRWLQPKYPRLSESTGFWQNLALLSGLLLLCALATLVWQRRQQRQLERSLLATRESLVERQVREEALRLSQFAIDQSTVGILWVNWDSHVRYANHAAERMLGYGEGALLERPLSDFEPSLSMDRWLELWKGARTGSGGVGQFETQCRRADQSLLPVELSLSFLRFRDSEYLVVYLADVTERHRALAALRESEARLKGIAGNVPGLVFRLERDPAEGDLEFPYISEGSEALVGYAPSEIQHPQMGLRNLVHPEDRADYHRVQDLALASDQDWSWQGRILTRQGEQRWADIKASTRRLGNGQVVWDGVVWDITQGKRAELALARSQEQLRELSAHLESVREEEKARIAREVHDELGQMLTVLKLEVSMCELAFAELDPGLNERLASMKRLIAQLFQLVRDVATALRPPILDAGIASAIEWQARRFEARTQIPCLVQVPDNLPALSDAKAIGLFRILQEALTNVMRHAQAHSVEIELVREHGQLRMTVSDDGQGFCRDQPRPTSFGLVGVRERVLMLGGSMVLDSEPGEGTSLSVAIPLE; the protein is encoded by the coding sequence ATGAAGCGAGTGCGTCGCCTGTTGGTTATCGGCTGCTTGTGGCTGCCCTTGATTGCATTGGCCAGGCCCGAGACGGTGCCCACGGTTTCCCTGGAACCGGCCCAGCAGCAATGGCTGGATACGCATCGCAGCCTGCGCGTCGGCCTGGTGTTGCAGGCGCCCTACGCTCAGTTCGACCGGCGCCTGCAGCAACTGTACGGGGCCAACGTGGAATTGGTGAGCAGCCTGGCGCAGGTGCTGCGCCTGGACCTGACCTGGCGCAACTTCACCGACCAGGCCAGCCTTGAGCATGCCCTGCAGGCCGGCGAAATCGACTTTGCCCCAGGCCTTACCCAGACCCCCGCCAGCCTGCGCCTGTGGTTGTTCAGCGACCCTTACATGCGCGTGCCGCAACTGGTGGTGGGGCCGCGCACCGGGACCATGGCCGTGGAACTGGAAACGCTCGGGGCCGAGCAGCGGGTGGCTGTGCGCATGCCCAGCCAACTGGCGGACTACCTGCGCGGCAACTACAGCAACCTCAACCTGCAAGGGGTGCCCAGCGAGCGCGAGGCCCTGCAATTGGTGGTAGGCGGCCAGGCCAGTTTCGCCGTGCTGGATGAAGCCCAGCTCAGCCGCCTGTCGCGCGAAAGCGAGTTCGGCGAGCTGGCGGTGGTCGGCGATATCGGCCTGCCGCAACTGTTGCGCATCGGTTCGCGGCGCGACTGGCCGCTGCTGGCCGATGTGCTCGAGCGTGGGCTGCAGGCGCTGCCGGCCAAGGAGCTGGAGCAACTGCACCAGCGTTGGCTGCAGCCAAAGTACCCACGTCTGAGTGAGTCGACTGGTTTCTGGCAGAACCTGGCCTTGCTGTCCGGCCTGCTGCTGTTGTGCGCGCTGGCCACCCTGGTGTGGCAGCGTCGGCAGCAGCGCCAACTGGAGCGCAGCCTGCTGGCCACGCGAGAAAGCCTGGTGGAGCGGCAAGTGCGTGAAGAAGCGTTGCGTCTGAGCCAGTTCGCCATCGACCAGAGCACGGTGGGCATCCTCTGGGTCAACTGGGACAGCCACGTACGGTACGCCAACCATGCCGCCGAGCGCATGCTGGGCTACGGTGAAGGCGCGCTGCTGGAGCGGCCGCTGAGCGACTTTGAACCCAGCTTGAGCATGGACCGCTGGCTGGAGCTGTGGAAGGGCGCGCGCACCGGGTCGGGCGGTGTCGGCCAGTTCGAGACGCAGTGCCGTCGGGCTGATCAGAGCCTGCTGCCGGTCGAGCTGTCGCTGAGTTTTCTGCGCTTTCGTGATTCCGAGTACCTGGTGGTCTACCTCGCCGATGTCACCGAGCGCCACCGCGCCCTGGCGGCCCTGCGCGAAAGTGAGGCGCGGCTCAAGGGCATTGCCGGCAACGTGCCGGGGCTGGTGTTTCGCCTTGAGCGCGACCCGGCCGAGGGCGACCTGGAGTTCCCCTACATCAGCGAGGGCAGCGAGGCCCTGGTGGGTTATGCGCCTAGCGAGATCCAGCACCCGCAGATGGGCCTGCGCAACCTGGTGCATCCCGAGGACCGCGCCGATTACCACCGGGTGCAGGACCTGGCCCTGGCCAGCGACCAGGACTGGTCCTGGCAGGGGCGTATCCTCACCCGCCAGGGTGAACAGCGCTGGGCCGACATCAAGGCCAGTACCCGGCGCCTGGGCAACGGCCAGGTGGTGTGGGACGGCGTGGTGTGGGACATCACCCAAGGCAAGCGGGCCGAGCTGGCGCTGGCCAGGTCCCAGGAGCAGCTGCGCGAACTGTCAGCCCACCTGGAAAGCGTGCGCGAGGAAGAAAAGGCCCGCATCGCCCGGGAAGTGCACGATGAACTGGGGCAGATGCTGACTGTGCTCAAGCTGGAGGTGTCGATGTGCGAGCTGGCCTTTGCCGAACTGGACCCGGGCCTGAACGAGCGCCTGGCCAGCATGAAGCGCCTGATCGCCCAACTGTTCCAGCTGGTGCGCGATGTGGCCACCGCCTTGCGCCCGCCGATTCTCGATGCCGGCATCGCCTCGGCCATCGAATGGCAGGCGCGGCGCTTTGAAGCACGCACGCAAATCCCCTGCCTGGTACAAGTACCGGATAATCTGCCAGCATTGAGCGATGCCAAGGCCATCGGGCTGTTCCGTATCCTCCAGGAGGCGCTGACCAACGTGATGCGCCACGCCCAGGCGCACAGCGTGGAGATCGAACTGGTGCGTGAGCACGGGCAATTGCGCATGACCGTCAGCGATGACGGCCAGGGCTTTTGCCGCGACCAGCCCCGGCCCACCTCGTTTGGCCTGGTGGGGGTGCGTGAGCGGGTGCTGATGCTGGGCGGCAGCATGGTGCTGGACAGTGAACCGGGCGAAGGCACCAGCCTGAGCGTGGCCATACCCTTGGAGTAG
- a CDS encoding response regulator translates to MVIRVLVAEDHTIVREGIKQLIGLAKDMQVAGEAGNGEQLLETLRHTPCEVVLLDISMPGVNGLEAIPRIRALHDAPAILMLSMHDEAQMAARALKAGAAGYATKDSDPALLLTAIRRVAAGGRYIDPALADRMVFEVGLTESRPLHTLLSEREFSVFERLAQGANVNDIAQQLALSSKTISTHKARLMQKLKVNSLAELVKYAMEHKLV, encoded by the coding sequence ATCGTGATTCGAGTGCTGGTGGCCGAAGACCACACCATTGTCCGTGAGGGCATCAAGCAGTTGATTGGCCTGGCCAAGGACATGCAGGTGGCGGGGGAGGCCGGTAATGGCGAGCAGTTGCTGGAAACCCTGCGCCACACACCGTGCGAAGTGGTGTTGCTGGATATCTCGATGCCGGGCGTGAATGGCCTGGAGGCAATCCCGCGTATCCGCGCGTTGCACGACGCCCCGGCGATCCTGATGCTGTCGATGCACGATGAAGCGCAGATGGCGGCGCGGGCGCTGAAGGCCGGGGCGGCGGGCTATGCCACCAAGGACAGCGACCCGGCGCTGTTGCTGACCGCGATTCGCCGGGTTGCCGCTGGCGGGCGCTATATCGACCCGGCGTTGGCCGACCGCATGGTCTTCGAAGTAGGCCTGACCGAGTCGCGGCCGTTGCACACGCTGCTGTCGGAGCGGGAGTTTTCGGTGTTCGAGCGCCTGGCCCAGGGCGCCAACGTCAACGACATCGCCCAGCAGCTGGCACTGTCGAGCAAAACCATCAGCACCCACAAGGCGCGCCTGATGCAGAAGCTGAAAGTGAACTCGCTGGCGGAGCTGGTGAAGTACGCCATGGAGCACAAGCTGGTCTGA
- a CDS encoding TerB family tellurite resistance protein, which yields MWWPSTVIAAGAGFAVASIPGALLGALLGQAIDRRLRLQGWEDMRERLGGRPALQDDELLFVMLGRLAKCDGRVGEQHIQQARQEMVRLDLAEAARLRAIAAFNRGKAGKDRLGGHLRRIRQQPHAAEGTLRACWRMVWADGKMGNKERELLLDWGQKLGLSRRQVQAMSLEYEPRKAGPEGVAMTYAAALRLLAVEADTDGDKIKQAYRRLVSRHHPDKLAGTGASEAQVREATERTRELHQAYAMIRKRRGL from the coding sequence ATGTGGTGGCCAAGCACGGTGATTGCTGCCGGTGCCGGCTTTGCCGTTGCCAGCATCCCCGGCGCCCTGCTCGGCGCTTTGCTCGGGCAGGCCATTGACCGCCGCCTGCGTTTGCAAGGCTGGGAGGACATGCGCGAACGCCTGGGCGGGCGGCCGGCCTTGCAGGATGACGAGTTGCTGTTCGTGATGCTCGGGCGCCTGGCCAAGTGCGATGGCCGGGTGGGTGAGCAGCATATCCAGCAGGCGCGTCAGGAAATGGTGCGCCTGGACCTGGCCGAAGCGGCCCGGCTGCGCGCGATTGCCGCGTTCAACCGTGGCAAGGCGGGCAAGGACCGGCTGGGCGGGCACCTGCGGCGCATTCGCCAGCAGCCACATGCGGCCGAGGGCACCCTGCGTGCCTGCTGGCGCATGGTCTGGGCCGACGGCAAGATGGGCAACAAGGAGCGTGAGCTTTTGCTGGACTGGGGGCAGAAGCTGGGCCTGAGCCGACGGCAGGTGCAGGCCATGTCGCTGGAGTACGAGCCGCGCAAGGCGGGGCCAGAAGGGGTGGCCATGACCTATGCGGCGGCGTTGCGCTTGCTGGCAGTCGAGGCGGACACCGATGGCGACAAGATCAAGCAGGCGTATCGTCGGCTGGTCAGCCGGCACCATCCGGACAAGCTGGCGGGCACTGGCGCCAGTGAGGCACAGGTGCGGGAAGCGACCGAGCGGACCCGGGAGTTGCATCAGGCCTATGCCATGATCCGCAAGCGGCGGGGCCTTTAA
- a CDS encoding ABC transporter substrate-binding protein, with product MRKQLKLTALALGLFAAGQAMAADLTVVSFGGANKAAQVKAFYEPWEKAGKGKIVAGEYNGEMAKVKAMVDTKSVSWNLVEVESPELARGCDEGMFEELDPALFGNEGDYVPGAIQPCGVGFFVWSTVLAYNADKLKTAPTSWADFWDTKKFPGKRGLRKGAKYTLEFALMADGVAPKDVYQVLGTKEGVDRAFKKLDELKPSIQWWEAGAQPPQYLASGDVVMSSAYNGRIAAVQKESNLKVVWNGGIYDFDAWAIPKGAKDADEAKKFIAFSVQPEQQKTYSENIAYGPANSKAVSLLSDAVKKDMPTTPENIANQVQIDVAFWADNSEQLEQRFNAWAAKK from the coding sequence ATGCGCAAGCAGTTGAAACTGACCGCCCTGGCCCTGGGGCTGTTCGCCGCTGGCCAGGCCATGGCCGCAGACCTCACTGTGGTCTCGTTCGGCGGTGCCAACAAGGCGGCCCAGGTCAAGGCGTTCTACGAGCCCTGGGAGAAGGCCGGCAAGGGCAAGATCGTCGCTGGCGAGTACAACGGCGAAATGGCCAAGGTCAAAGCCATGGTCGACACCAAGAGCGTGTCGTGGAACCTGGTGGAAGTGGAGTCGCCGGAGCTGGCCCGCGGTTGTGACGAGGGCATGTTCGAAGAGCTCGACCCGGCGCTGTTCGGCAACGAGGGTGACTACGTGCCGGGCGCCATCCAGCCTTGCGGTGTGGGCTTCTTCGTATGGTCCACGGTGCTGGCCTACAACGCCGACAAGCTGAAGACCGCACCGACCAGCTGGGCCGATTTCTGGGACACCAAGAAATTCCCCGGCAAGCGCGGCCTGCGCAAGGGCGCCAAGTACACCCTGGAATTCGCCCTGATGGCCGACGGTGTGGCGCCGAAGGACGTGTACCAGGTGCTGGGCACCAAAGAGGGCGTGGACCGCGCCTTCAAGAAGCTCGACGAACTCAAGCCCAGCATCCAGTGGTGGGAAGCCGGCGCCCAGCCGCCGCAGTACCTGGCCTCGGGTGACGTGGTCATGAGCTCGGCCTACAACGGCCGCATCGCTGCCGTGCAGAAAGAGAGCAACCTGAAGGTGGTGTGGAACGGCGGCATCTACGACTTCGACGCCTGGGCCATCCCGAAAGGTGCCAAGGATGCCGACGAAGCGAAGAAATTCATCGCCTTCAGCGTGCAGCCCGAGCAGCAGAAGACCTACTCCGAGAACATCGCCTACGGCCCGGCCAATTCCAAGGCCGTGAGCCTGCTGTCGGACGCGGTGAAGAAGGACATGCCGACCACGCCTGAAAACATCGCCAACCAGGTGCAGATCGATGTGGCCTTCTGGGCTGACAACAGCGAGCAGCTGGAGCAACGCTTCAACGCCTGGGCGGCGAAGAAGTAA